TAGCTTGTTCTAAAATGAAGTCTCCCCAGTACAGACAATAGTCTTGGGTCAATTCCAAAGACACCCGCTTCATAAGCCGCCTGTTCGCCTTTTTCTCTTATTATCTTGTCTATCTCCCTGCGGGCGTTTTCTACCATTTCTTCTATACGCGCAGGCTGTATGCGCCCGTCAAGGATCAAGCTCTCAAGAGCAGTTTTGGCAATATGCCTTCGGACAGGGTCAAAACCGGAAATAATCACCGTGCCCGGAGTATCATCAACTATAACCTCAATACCGGCTGCGGCTTCAAAAGCTCTAATATTACGACCTTCTTTACCGATGATTTTTCCTTTAATATCATCAGACGGGATAGGAACGCTTGTTGTGGTAACCTCAGAAGCGGTTGACGAAGAAAGTCTTTGGATAATACTTGAAAGAATATCTTTAGCTTTTCTCTCAAGCTCTTCCTTGCCTGAAATTTCAAGTTTTCTTATTCTTATTAATAAATCCTCTTCATACTTCTTTTCAATATTTTTCAAAAGCTGTTCTTTGGCATCTTCTTCAGTCAAAGAGGCTATCTTCTCCAATTCTTTCCTTTTTTCCTCTTCCAGCTTATCAATATCTTCCTTGATTTTATTTATCTTTTTTACTTTCTCTTTTATCTCTTCTGCCTCAGTCTCAAGAACAGTGTGCCTCTTTTCCGCCTGCTCTTCTCTTTTTATAATTCTCTCTTCCATCTTTCTGACTTGAGCAAGGGCTGTCTTCTCTTCATTTTTAGCAGATTCTATAAGCGCGTCAGCCTTACTCTTGGCTTCATCAAGAGTTTCTTGAGCTTTAGTCTTAGCGTCTAAAAGAAGTTGTTTAACTTTAGTTTCGGAGGAAGTCTTTTCTCCAAGAGCGATCAA
The genomic region above belongs to Patescibacteria group bacterium and contains:
- the rny gene encoding ribonuclease Y, translating into MISLKLLMVLAGISAIMGVGLGYFLRYLIALGEKTSSETKVKQLLLDAKTKAQETLDEAKSKADALIESAKNEEKTALAQVRKMEERIIKREEQAEKRHTVLETEAEEIKEKVKKINKIKEDIDKLEEEKRKELEKIASLTEEDAKEQLLKNIEKKYEEDLLIRIRKLEISGKEELERKAKDILSSIIQRLSSSTASEVTTTSVPIPSDDIKGKIIGKEGRNIRAFEAAAGIEVIVDDTPGTVIISGFDPVRRHIAKTALESLILDGRIQPARIEEMVENARREIDKIIREKGEQAAYEAGVFGIDPRLLSVLGRLHFRTSYGQNVLRHSIEIAHLAGMLAEELGANVAIAKKGALFHDIGKAMDHEVQGTHVEIGKRILQKFNIEEDVIKAMQAHHGEYPYETLESIIVQTADAISGARPGARRDTLENYLKRLGDLESIANSFSGVEKSYAIQAGREIRIFVNPQDVSDIEAHKMARDIADRVENELKYPGEIKVHVVRETKVIEYAR